The following proteins come from a genomic window of Rutidosis leptorrhynchoides isolate AG116_Rl617_1_P2 chromosome 10, CSIRO_AGI_Rlap_v1, whole genome shotgun sequence:
- the LOC139871310 gene encoding F-box/kelch-repeat protein At3g23880-like, whose amino-acid sequence MGPTTFLKKRKKKFEFFIFIMSSYICDELVDEIFKRLPSKSLLRFRSLSKSWCSHISSPDFILKQTTFQSARNFQNILIQHRTLRSENFYRVHYQSPLNSQYGNYGTRSMKFPNGCYMVGSCNGIICLRDNSNDVSLWNPSIRRKLDLPFLGYFSNNSRVVGFGFDSNTDDYMTVRLFYPGYGELYKSMVYSLKKRVWCEITPPSTHILRVRSAACFVNGALHWVVLTCSFYEIILTFDLSTQLFSEIMLPEEPIRQTICPIIFNGSLGMSISDNYYTHIWAMKEYKNNTSWYMVLKLENFQFEGGVDAVLQLKNGNILIRNYKNVYEVRYPGGECSEVCERDSPTVEIFGMVMYVESLALLDIGTACIDANQPYFTMNRGEL is encoded by the exons ATGGGGCCCACTACATttttaaagaaaaggaaaaagaaatttgAATTTTTT atttTCATAATGTCAAGTTACATATGTGATGAGTTGGTTGATGAAATTTTCAAAAGACTGCCATCCAAATCTCTTCTTCGATTCAGATCTTTATCCAAATCATGGTGTTCCCATATTTCTAGCCCTGATTTCATTCTTAAGCAAACAACTTTTCAATCTGCAAGAAACTTTCAAAATATTCTTATCCAACATCGAACTTTACGTTCCGAAAATTTCTATAGAGTACATTACCAATCCCCGCTCAACTCCCAATATGGAAACTATGGTACAAGATCAATGAAGTTCCCAAATGGTTGTTATATGGTAGGTTCATGTAATGGAATTATCTGTCTGCGTGATAATAGTAACGATGTTAGTCTCTGGAACCCTTCAATTCGACGTAAGCTAGATTTACCTTTTCTTGGTTATTTTAGCAATAACTCTAGAGTTGTTGGTTTTGGTTTTGACTCCAACACTGATGATTACATGACTGTAAGACTATTCTATCCTGGATATGGAGAACTATATAAATCAATGGTTTACTCCTTAAAGAAACGTGTTTGGTGTGAAATCACTCCGCCTTCTACTCACATTTTGCGTGTCAGGTCAGCTGCTTGTTTTGTTAATGGGGCGTTGCATTGGGTCGTTTTAACTTGTTCATTCTATGAAATTATTTTGACATTTGATTTGAGTACTCAATTATTTAGTGAGATAATGTTGCCAGAGGAACCTATTCGGCAAACCATATGCCCAATAATCTTCAATGGTTCTCTAGGTATGTCGATTAGTGATAATTATTACACTCATATTTGGGCTATGAAAGAGTACAAAAATAATACGTCTTGGTATATGGTTTTAAAACTGGAAAATTTTCAATTCGAAGGGGGTGTAGATGCAGTATTGCAACTTAAGAATGGTAATATCTTGATCCGAAATTATAAGAATGTGTACGAAGTTCGTTATCCAGGAGGAGAGTGCTCAGAAGTATGCGAGCGTGATTCTCCAACAGTTGAGATATTTGGCATGGTAATGTATGTCGAAAGCCTTGCATTGTTAGACATAGGAACTGCTTGCATTGATGCAAACCAGCCGTATTTCACCATGAACAGAGGAGAATTATGA